The following are encoded together in the Chloroflexota bacterium genome:
- a CDS encoding methyltransferase domain-containing protein, with the protein MVDVKETTLTRARYDRIAPLYDLMEALAERRYNDWRQRVWSLVTGPRVLEVGVGTGKNMPYYPSGIQVTGVDLSARMLDRARRRAERLGRSVTLLQMDAQALEFPDDAFDGAVATFVFCSVPDPVLGLQEMARVVRPGGRVVLLEHVRSEHPILGRLMDLLDPVIARLMGPHINRRTVDNVRRAGLDIERVDDLGARGIFKLIVARVSEENGKEEATDSQERRT; encoded by the coding sequence ATGGTGGATGTGAAGGAGACGACGTTAACGCGAGCGCGATACGATCGTATCGCGCCTTTATATGACCTCATGGAGGCGCTGGCCGAGCGACGATACAACGACTGGCGGCAGCGCGTCTGGTCGCTGGTGACCGGACCGCGGGTGCTGGAGGTCGGAGTGGGGACGGGCAAGAACATGCCCTACTACCCTTCGGGGATACAGGTGACCGGCGTGGATCTGAGCGCCAGGATGCTGGACCGGGCCCGCCGGCGAGCGGAACGCCTGGGCCGCTCCGTGACCCTGTTGCAGATGGATGCCCAAGCGCTGGAGTTCCCAGATGACGCCTTCGACGGAGCGGTGGCCACCTTCGTATTCTGCTCGGTGCCCGATCCCGTGTTGGGGCTGCAAGAGATGGCACGAGTGGTCAGGCCAGGGGGACGCGTGGTGCTGCTGGAGCACGTGCGCTCCGAGCACCCCATCCTGGGGCGGCTCATGGATCTGCTGGATCCGGTGATCGCGCGGCTGATGGGGCCACACATCAACCGACGAACGGTGGACAACGTTCGCCGGGCGGGCCTGGACATCGAACGTGTGGACGATCTGGGGGCCAGGGGGATCTTCAAACTGATCGTGGCCCGGGTGAGCGAGGAGAACGGGAAAGAGGAGGCGACGGATTCCCAGGAGAGGCGCACATGA
- a CDS encoding DUF1573 domain-containing protein, with the protein MKRVRAIGWLAIAVLVLVFVLVAYGARRPDIALSATQHDFGDIEQGQVAVTEITVSNMGAGDLKIESVSTSCGCTSARVEPTVIPPGGEGKLIIRYDSGVHPDNGRIRRYIYIASNDPDEPEAQVIVTANVQAPAP; encoded by the coding sequence ATGAAGAGGGTTCGCGCCATAGGCTGGCTGGCGATCGCCGTATTGGTGCTGGTGTTCGTGCTGGTGGCATACGGAGCCCGACGCCCCGATATCGCGCTCTCGGCCACGCAGCACGACTTCGGCGATATCGAGCAGGGCCAGGTGGCCGTGACCGAGATCACCGTGTCCAATATGGGCGCGGGCGACCTGAAGATCGAATCGGTGTCCACCTCGTGCGGCTGCACCTCGGCCCGGGTGGAGCCCACAGTGATCCCGCCCGGCGGTGAGGGCAAACTGATCATTCGGTACGATTCCGGGGTTCACCCGGACAACGGACGGATACGCCGCTACATCTACATCGCCTCCAACGATCCCGACGAGCCAGAGGCTCAGGTGATCGTCACGGCCAACGTGCAGGCCCCCGCGCCGTAG
- a CDS encoding YeeE/YedE family protein: protein MTAANMKQSTHPGAWVSQHTLLGLLAAIASIVILAWLTQVNTTLAIFWLFGLGYGFVVQRSRFCFTSAFRDLFLLRDGRLMKGVLLGLAIASLGFALIMYKAVPDPTQGIAGNVYPTGWHTLLGGLLFGTGMVVAGGCASGTLYRMGEGYVAQWVALIGMLVGSFLLALSWEWWWPAVVSQQPKVWFPRVMGWGGALSITLLILLALYLLVIWWETRAGGVTVRREAPPPAETFGQRLRAGWNSLFVHAWPALVGGASLGVLNILEYLYKKPWGITTAVSRWSGWIAYVLGYPAQNLLYFGDKPAGKQLLSHIPWQSGGSLLNWGLIFGAFVAALLAGEFKIRFAPGRRYVQSFIGGIAMGYGARLAMGCNIGGFFSAIPSLALNGWVFGLGLFGGAWLGVQIIRRLP from the coding sequence ATGACAGCCGCGAACATGAAACAGTCCACTCACCCCGGCGCGTGGGTCAGCCAGCATACGCTGTTGGGGTTGCTGGCCGCCATCGCCAGCATCGTTATCCTCGCCTGGCTGACTCAAGTCAACACCACCCTGGCTATCTTCTGGCTCTTCGGCCTGGGATATGGATTCGTGGTCCAGCGCAGCCGATTCTGCTTCACATCCGCATTCCGAGATCTGTTCCTGCTACGAGACGGCCGCCTGATGAAGGGCGTGCTCCTGGGACTCGCCATCGCCAGCCTGGGGTTCGCGCTCATCATGTACAAGGCCGTGCCCGACCCGACCCAGGGCATCGCGGGGAACGTGTACCCGACGGGATGGCACACGCTCCTGGGAGGGCTGCTGTTCGGCACCGGGATGGTCGTCGCGGGCGGCTGCGCCTCGGGGACCCTCTACCGCATGGGCGAGGGGTACGTCGCCCAGTGGGTTGCCTTGATCGGCATGCTGGTCGGCTCGTTCCTGTTGGCGCTGAGCTGGGAGTGGTGGTGGCCAGCCGTGGTCTCCCAGCAGCCCAAGGTATGGTTCCCTCGGGTGATGGGATGGGGAGGGGCGCTGAGCATCACGCTCCTGATCCTGCTGGCGCTCTACCTGCTGGTCATCTGGTGGGAGACACGGGCCGGCGGCGTGACCGTGCGGCGCGAGGCGCCCCCGCCGGCGGAGACGTTCGGGCAGCGTCTCCGAGCCGGGTGGAACAGCCTCTTCGTCCACGCATGGCCGGCATTGGTGGGCGGCGCCTCCCTGGGCGTGCTGAACATCCTGGAGTACCTCTACAAGAAGCCCTGGGGCATCACCACGGCGGTCTCCCGCTGGTCCGGTTGGATCGCCTACGTGCTGGGATATCCGGCCCAGAACCTGCTGTACTTCGGCGACAAGCCCGCCGGCAAGCAGCTGTTGAGCCACATCCCCTGGCAGAGCGGTGGCAGCCTGCTGAACTGGGGGCTGATCTTCGGCGCTTTCGTGGCGGCCCTCCTGGCCGGCGAGTTCAAGATCCGCTTCGCCCCCGGCCGACGCTACGTGCAATCCTTCATCGGGGGCATCGCGATGGGATACGGAGCACGCCTCGCCATGGGGTGCAACATCGGAGGATTCTTCTCCGCCATCCCCTCGCTGGCGCTGAACGGCTGGGTCTTTGGCCTGGGGCTGTTCGGCGGCGCCTGGCTGGGGGTGCAGATCATCCGACGCCTGCCGTGA
- a CDS encoding sulfurtransferase TusA family protein has product MKLDVRGEICPYPMLKAVEAMKRLPEGEILEVITDHAPALETIPTQAHRLGFKAEIRQTGNPEWVIVLTREEASE; this is encoded by the coding sequence ATGAAACTCGACGTCCGAGGAGAGATCTGCCCTTACCCGATGCTGAAGGCCGTGGAAGCGATGAAGCGTCTGCCGGAGGGGGAGATCCTGGAGGTGATCACCGATCATGCCCCGGCGTTGGAGACGATCCCGACGCAGGCTCATCGGCTGGGCTTCAAAGCGGAGATCCGGCAGACCGGCAATCCGGAATGGGTGATCGTACTGACAAGAGAAGAGGCGTCGGAGTAA
- a CDS encoding SHOCT domain-containing protein: MMGFGFGGLGLIFMLIFWVVIIGLALWLLSSLFPQATRSTQPRTPAQQPPESPLEILKRRYASGEISKAEYEQMRQDLER; encoded by the coding sequence ATGATGGGATTTGGCTTCGGCGGCTTGGGCCTGATCTTCATGCTCATCTTCTGGGTGGTGATCATCGGGCTGGCCCTGTGGCTGCTCAGCAGCCTCTTCCCCCAAGCCACCCGTTCGACGCAGCCTCGGACGCCCGCACAACAACCGCCCGAGTCCCCTCTGGAGATCCTCAAACGGCGCTATGCAAGCGGTGAGATCTCCAAGGCGGAATATGAGCAGATGCGTCAAGACCTGGAGAGGTGA